A single window of Actinoallomurus bryophytorum DNA harbors:
- a CDS encoding dodecin, which produces MSERTYRVTEIVGTSPETVDAAIRNAVRRASETLRHLDWFEVTEVRGQIVDGEVAHYQVGLKVGFRLEDS; this is translated from the coding sequence ATGTCCGAGCGCACCTACCGCGTCACCGAGATCGTCGGAACCTCGCCCGAGACCGTCGACGCGGCCATCAGGAACGCCGTCCGGCGCGCGAGCGAGACACTGCGCCACCTGGACTGGTTCGAGGTGACCGAGGTACGCGGCCAGATCGTGGACGGCGAGGTCGCGCACTACCAGGTGGGTCTCAAGGTCGGCTTCCGCCTCGAGGACTCCTGA
- a CDS encoding MBL fold metallo-hydrolase, producing the protein MKLGDHLHRIGNDIVAVHLIVTDEGITVIDAGLSGHWRELTAELAALGRPVGDIRGVVLTHGDTDHIGFAERLRRDHGVPTYVHAADAARSRGEDKPKATWGPMKLGATARFMGHAARKGGLSTDYLTEVTEVADGDTLDLPGAPRIIAMPGHSPGSVAVHVPAADAVFAGDALTTRHVLTGRRGPQPAPFTDDPDQALASLGRLDGIEAAWLLPGHGTPWSEGVDEAVRQIRAAAAAGPKAR; encoded by the coding sequence GTGAAGCTCGGCGACCACCTGCACCGCATCGGCAACGACATCGTCGCGGTCCACCTGATCGTGACCGACGAGGGCATCACCGTCATCGACGCCGGGCTCTCCGGCCACTGGCGCGAACTGACCGCCGAACTGGCCGCACTTGGCCGTCCGGTCGGCGACATCCGCGGCGTCGTCCTCACCCACGGCGACACCGACCACATCGGCTTCGCCGAACGCCTCCGCCGCGACCACGGCGTCCCGACCTACGTCCACGCCGCCGACGCCGCCCGCTCACGCGGCGAGGACAAACCGAAGGCCACCTGGGGTCCGATGAAGCTCGGCGCGACGGCACGCTTCATGGGGCACGCGGCCCGCAAGGGTGGCCTGAGCACCGACTACCTCACCGAGGTGACGGAGGTGGCGGACGGCGACACCCTCGACCTCCCCGGCGCGCCCCGCATCATCGCCATGCCCGGCCACTCCCCCGGCAGTGTCGCCGTCCACGTCCCCGCCGCCGACGCCGTCTTCGCGGGTGACGCCCTCACCACCCGCCACGTCCTGACCGGCCGGCGCGGCCCCCAGCCGGCGCCGTTCACCGACGACCCGGACCAGGCCCTCGCCTCCCTCGGCCGCCTGGACGGCATCGAGGCGGCCTGGCTGCTGCCGGGCCACGGCACCCCCTGGAGCGAGGGCGTCGACGAGGCGGTCCGTCAGATCAGGGCTGCGGCCGCCGCCGGCCCGAAGGCCCGGTGA
- a CDS encoding TetR/AcrR family transcriptional regulator, producing the protein MPTPERTSLAEIVEAARDIVEKEGLADLTMQAVAVRVGVRAPSLYKRVRNRDDLVRLVVESIVRDLGERLDAVTAGGDARDDLGRLCRAFRAFAHAHPAGYRLIFAAGSEESRPDAGSLARAVRSLLRIAGELAGPGEALEAARMVTAWLYGFVSMELAGAFNLGGDIDRAFEYGIARLVDSLAKA; encoded by the coding sequence ATGCCGACGCCTGAACGGACCTCGCTCGCGGAGATCGTCGAAGCGGCACGGGACATCGTGGAGAAGGAGGGGCTCGCGGACCTGACCATGCAGGCGGTCGCCGTTCGCGTCGGCGTGCGGGCGCCCTCGCTCTACAAGCGGGTACGCAACCGCGACGACCTCGTACGACTGGTCGTGGAGTCCATCGTCCGCGACCTGGGCGAGCGGCTGGACGCGGTGACGGCCGGCGGAGACGCACGCGATGACCTGGGGAGGCTGTGCCGTGCGTTCCGTGCGTTCGCGCACGCGCATCCGGCCGGCTACCGCCTCATCTTCGCCGCGGGGTCCGAGGAGAGCAGGCCGGACGCCGGCTCGCTCGCCAGGGCGGTGCGCTCCCTGCTGCGGATCGCCGGGGAGCTTGCCGGGCCGGGGGAGGCGCTCGAGGCCGCCCGCATGGTCACGGCCTGGCTGTACGGCTTCGTCAGCATGGAGCTGGCGGGCGCGTTCAACCTGGGCGGGGACATCGACCGCGCCTTCGAGTACGGGATCGCCCGGCTCGTCGACTCGCTCGCGAAGGCGTGA
- a CDS encoding VOC family protein, with translation MSAELNHTIVHARDNRESAEFLAHILDLSVGATWGPFVPVATGNGVTLDFAAVPLESITVQHYAFLVSDEEFDTAFARIERAGIAYYADPHLKQPGEINHNHGGRGLYFMDPAGHGMEIITRPYGSHSPS, from the coding sequence ATGTCAGCCGAGTTGAATCACACCATCGTCCACGCACGGGACAACCGGGAGTCCGCCGAGTTCCTCGCCCACATCCTGGACCTTTCCGTCGGCGCCACATGGGGCCCGTTCGTTCCGGTCGCCACCGGCAACGGGGTCACCCTGGATTTCGCCGCCGTCCCACTCGAGTCGATCACCGTGCAGCACTACGCGTTCCTCGTCTCCGATGAGGAGTTCGACACGGCGTTCGCGAGGATCGAGCGGGCCGGGATCGCCTACTACGCCGATCCGCACCTGAAGCAGCCCGGCGAGATCAACCACAACCACGGCGGCCGTGGCCTGTACTTCATGGACCCGGCCGGACATGGCATGGAGATCATCACCCGCCCGTACGGGAGCCATTCGCCCTCGTGA
- a CDS encoding metallopeptidase TldD-related protein — protein sequence MSSTGSTPQETVERALALSRTDGCVVIADESSGANLRWAGNTLTTNGVTRSRRLTVIAIAGDSTGMVSRAGVTPDQVEDLVRAAERAAEESGPAEDAAPLIDAAQAGSGGAWDDPAAETSVGVFEGFAPALGEAFAAAQDDSHLLYGFAIHEMNSTFVGTSAGLRLRSDEPTGKFELNAKTSDMGRSAWAGTGTPDFRDVDVAAMSAGLAKRLKWGERRVGLPAGRYETLLPPGAVSDLMMYMYWSAGARDAQDGRTVFSRPGGGTRVGDTLSNLPLRLHSDPRAPGLECTPFVVAHASGRESSIFDNGLALNPVDWISEGRLAALPQTRQSAALTGLPLTPGVDNLLMEVPGATATLDEMVASTRRGLLLTCLWYIREVDPQSLLLTGLTRDGVYLVEDGEVVGEVNNFRFNESPVGLLSRLKEAGRTERCLSREWSDYFTRTAMPSLRVADFNMSTVSKAN from the coding sequence GTGAGCAGCACGGGGAGCACCCCGCAGGAGACGGTCGAGCGGGCACTGGCGCTCTCGCGTACGGACGGCTGCGTCGTGATCGCGGACGAGTCCAGCGGGGCCAACCTGCGCTGGGCCGGCAACACGCTCACCACCAACGGCGTCACGCGCTCGCGCCGCCTCACCGTCATCGCCATCGCGGGCGACTCGACCGGCATGGTGTCGCGGGCCGGTGTCACTCCGGACCAGGTCGAGGACCTCGTACGCGCGGCGGAGCGTGCCGCGGAGGAGAGCGGCCCGGCCGAGGACGCCGCGCCGCTCATCGACGCCGCTCAGGCAGGCTCGGGCGGCGCCTGGGACGACCCGGCGGCCGAGACGTCGGTCGGGGTGTTCGAGGGATTCGCGCCGGCGCTCGGCGAGGCGTTCGCCGCGGCGCAGGACGACTCGCACCTGCTGTACGGCTTCGCGATCCACGAGATGAACTCCACCTTCGTGGGCACGTCGGCGGGGTTGCGGCTGCGATCGGACGAGCCGACGGGCAAGTTCGAGCTGAACGCCAAGACCTCCGACATGGGCCGGTCCGCGTGGGCCGGCACCGGCACCCCGGACTTCCGCGACGTCGACGTCGCGGCCATGTCCGCCGGTCTGGCCAAGCGGCTGAAGTGGGGCGAACGCCGGGTCGGCCTGCCCGCGGGCCGCTACGAGACGCTGCTGCCTCCCGGCGCGGTGTCGGACCTGATGATGTACATGTACTGGTCGGCGGGCGCGCGCGACGCCCAGGACGGCCGTACGGTCTTCAGCCGTCCGGGCGGCGGCACGCGCGTCGGCGACACCCTGTCGAACCTGCCGCTGCGGCTCCACAGCGACCCGAGGGCACCGGGCCTGGAGTGCACGCCTTTCGTCGTCGCCCACGCGTCCGGCCGCGAGTCCTCGATCTTCGACAACGGCCTCGCGCTGAACCCCGTCGACTGGATCTCCGAGGGAAGGCTCGCCGCGCTGCCCCAGACGCGCCAGTCGGCCGCGCTGACCGGCCTGCCGCTCACCCCGGGGGTGGACAACCTCCTCATGGAGGTCCCGGGCGCCACGGCGACGCTGGACGAGATGGTGGCGAGCACGCGCCGTGGGCTGCTGCTCACCTGCCTGTGGTACATCCGTGAGGTCGACCCGCAGTCGCTGCTGCTGACCGGCCTCACGCGCGACGGGGTCTACCTCGTGGAGGACGGCGAGGTCGTGGGCGAGGTGAACAACTTCCGCTTCAACGAGAGCCCGGTGGGCCTGCTGTCACGGCTGAAGGAAGCCGGCCGTACCGAACGCTGCCTCAGCCGGGAGTGGTCGGACTACTTCACCCGCACGGCGATGCCGTCGCTGCGCGTCGCCGACTTCAACATGTCGACGGTGAGCAAGGCCAACTGA
- a CDS encoding TldD/PmbA family protein translates to MREIDPDFAALPLRALADAALSRARDLGAEHVDFRLERIRRQTLRLSDGQLETAADADDLGFAVRVVKDGTWGFAAGIDLTTDAAARVAEQAVEVSKVASAINRERIELAAEPSYGERTWVSSYEVDPFSVPMSDKVALLADWSRRLLADDRVAHTDASLLQVKENKFYADAAGTVTTQQRVRVTPVVNAVGLYEGGFDTMRSLAPPVGRGYEYLTGTAWDWDAELARIPEYLAEKLAAPSVEAGVYDLVIDPSNLWLTIHESIGHATELDRALGYEAAYAGTSFATPEKLNNLQYGSKVMNIVGDRTAEHGLSTIGYDDEGVETQSWDIVRDGRFVGYQTDRRIAHLTGRERSNGCAFADSPSSMPLQRMANVSLQPAPGGPSTEELISGVDRGIYILGDKSWSIDMQRYNFQFTGQRFYRIENGRLAGQLRDAAYQAVTTDFWNSMEAVGGPETYVLGGAFNCGKGQPGQVAPVSHGAPSALFRGVNILNAVKEAGQ, encoded by the coding sequence GTGCGAGAGATCGATCCAGACTTTGCCGCCCTTCCGCTGCGCGCGCTCGCCGACGCCGCGCTCTCGCGGGCCCGTGACCTCGGCGCCGAGCACGTCGACTTCCGCCTCGAGCGCATCAGGCGGCAGACCCTCCGACTGTCCGACGGCCAGCTGGAGACCGCGGCCGACGCCGACGACCTCGGTTTCGCCGTACGCGTCGTCAAGGACGGCACGTGGGGGTTCGCGGCCGGTATCGACCTGACGACCGACGCCGCCGCCCGGGTGGCCGAACAGGCGGTCGAGGTCTCCAAGGTGGCCTCCGCCATCAACCGCGAGCGCATCGAGCTCGCGGCCGAGCCGTCCTACGGCGAGCGCACCTGGGTCTCCTCCTACGAGGTCGACCCGTTCTCGGTGCCGATGAGCGACAAGGTCGCGCTGCTGGCCGACTGGAGCCGCCGGCTGCTGGCCGATGACCGGGTCGCCCACACCGACGCCTCGCTGCTCCAGGTCAAGGAGAACAAGTTCTACGCCGACGCCGCGGGCACGGTGACCACCCAGCAGCGCGTACGCGTGACGCCGGTCGTCAACGCCGTCGGCCTGTACGAGGGCGGCTTCGACACGATGCGCAGCCTGGCCCCGCCGGTCGGGCGGGGCTATGAGTACCTCACCGGCACGGCATGGGACTGGGACGCCGAGCTGGCCCGCATCCCCGAATACCTCGCCGAGAAGCTGGCCGCGCCGTCGGTCGAGGCCGGCGTGTACGACCTGGTCATCGACCCGTCCAACCTGTGGCTGACGATCCACGAGTCGATCGGGCACGCCACCGAGCTGGACCGGGCGCTGGGCTACGAGGCGGCGTACGCCGGCACCTCGTTCGCCACGCCGGAAAAGCTGAACAACCTGCAGTACGGCTCCAAGGTCATGAACATCGTGGGCGACCGCACGGCCGAGCACGGCCTGTCGACGATCGGCTACGACGACGAGGGCGTCGAGACGCAGAGCTGGGACATCGTCCGCGACGGGCGGTTCGTCGGCTACCAGACCGACCGGCGCATCGCGCACCTGACCGGGCGGGAGCGCTCGAACGGCTGCGCGTTCGCCGACTCTCCCTCCAGCATGCCGCTGCAGCGCATGGCGAACGTCTCCCTGCAGCCGGCGCCGGGCGGCCCCTCCACCGAGGAGCTGATCTCCGGCGTGGACCGCGGCATCTACATCCTCGGCGACAAGAGCTGGTCGATCGACATGCAGCGGTACAACTTCCAGTTCACGGGCCAGCGCTTCTACCGGATCGAGAACGGCCGGCTGGCGGGGCAGCTACGGGACGCGGCGTACCAGGCGGTCACCACCGACTTCTGGAACTCCATGGAGGCCGTGGGCGGCCCGGAGACCTACGTCCTCGGCGGCGCGTTCAACTGCGGCAAGGGCCAGCCCGGCCAGGTCGCGCCGGTCAGCCACGGCGCGCCCTCGGCACTGTTCCGCGGCGTCAACATCCTCAACGCGGTCAAGGAGGCCGGTCAGTGA
- the fabG gene encoding 3-oxoacyl-[acyl-carrier-protein] reductase gives MTRSVLITGGNRGIGLAIAHELKSSGDAVAVTYRSGEPPEDLFGVRCDITSAEDVDAAFGKVEAEQGPVEVLVANAGITRDNLLALMSEEEFTSVVDTNLTGAYRVSKRAVRGMMRKRRGRIILVSSVVGLLGSGGQTNYAASKAGLVGFARSLARELGSRNITVNVVAPGFVDTDMTAALGEDRQAEIKKQIPLGRIAEPTEIAKAVRFLAGDDAAYITGAVIPVDGGLGMGH, from the coding sequence ATGACTCGCTCAGTCCTCATCACCGGTGGAAACCGGGGAATCGGGCTGGCCATCGCCCACGAGCTCAAGAGCTCGGGAGACGCCGTCGCCGTGACCTACCGTTCCGGCGAGCCACCCGAAGATCTCTTCGGCGTACGCTGCGACATCACCAGCGCCGAGGACGTCGACGCGGCGTTCGGCAAGGTCGAGGCCGAGCAGGGCCCGGTCGAGGTGCTGGTGGCCAACGCCGGCATCACGAGGGACAACCTGCTCGCCCTGATGAGCGAGGAGGAGTTCACCTCGGTGGTCGACACCAACCTGACCGGTGCGTACCGCGTCTCCAAGCGCGCCGTACGCGGGATGATGCGCAAGCGCAGGGGCCGCATCATCCTGGTCTCGTCGGTGGTCGGCCTGCTCGGCTCGGGCGGCCAGACCAACTACGCGGCGTCCAAGGCCGGACTCGTCGGCTTCGCCCGGTCACTCGCCCGCGAGCTGGGCTCGCGCAACATCACCGTCAACGTCGTCGCGCCGGGTTTCGTGGACACGGACATGACCGCGGCTCTGGGCGAGGACCGGCAGGCCGAGATCAAGAAGCAGATCCCGCTCGGCCGGATCGCCGAACCCACAGAGATCGCCAAAGCGGTACGGTTCCTCGCCGGCGACGACGCCGCCTACATCACCGGGGCCGTCATCCCGGTCGACGGCGGACTTGGAATGGGGCACTGA
- the fabI gene encoding enoyl-ACP reductase FabI: MGILDGKRILVTGVLTDASIGFHIAKLAQQEGATLVLTGFGRMSLVERIAKRLPASAPVIELDVTDQEQLDGLADQVRAHVDGIDGVVHSIGFAPQTAMGGNFMSTSWDDVATAVQISAYSLKSLTAACLPLMKTGGSVVGLDFDATIAWPVYDWMGVAKAGLESTARYLAKYLGPEGVRVNLVAAGPLKTMAAKSIPGFGEFTDVWPERAPLGWDVSDAVPTAKACVALLSDWFPATTGEIVHVDGGVHAVG, encoded by the coding sequence ATGGGCATTCTCGACGGTAAGCGGATCCTCGTCACGGGCGTCCTCACCGACGCCTCCATCGGCTTCCACATCGCGAAGCTGGCACAGCAGGAGGGCGCCACGCTGGTGCTCACCGGCTTCGGCCGCATGTCGCTCGTGGAGCGCATCGCCAAGCGCCTCCCGGCGTCCGCGCCGGTGATCGAGCTGGACGTGACCGACCAGGAACAGCTCGACGGCCTGGCCGACCAGGTACGCGCGCACGTCGACGGGATCGACGGCGTGGTGCACTCGATCGGGTTCGCGCCGCAGACCGCCATGGGCGGCAACTTCATGAGCACGTCGTGGGACGACGTCGCGACCGCCGTGCAGATCTCGGCGTACTCCCTCAAGTCGCTCACGGCGGCCTGCCTGCCGCTGATGAAGACCGGCGGCTCGGTGGTCGGGCTCGACTTCGACGCCACCATCGCGTGGCCGGTCTACGACTGGATGGGCGTGGCCAAGGCGGGCCTGGAGTCGACCGCACGCTACCTGGCCAAGTACCTCGGCCCGGAGGGCGTCCGCGTCAACCTGGTCGCGGCGGGCCCGCTCAAGACGATGGCGGCCAAGAGCATCCCGGGCTTCGGTGAGTTCACCGACGTGTGGCCGGAGCGTGCGCCGCTCGGCTGGGACGTCTCCGACGCCGTACCCACCGCGAAGGCCTGCGTGGCCCTGCTGTCGGACTGGTTCCCGGCCACGACGGGCGAGATCGTGCACGTCGACGGCGGAGTCCACGCCGTCGGCTGA